The following are encoded together in the Brassica napus cultivar Da-Ae chromosome A9, Da-Ae, whole genome shotgun sequence genome:
- the LOC106441888 gene encoding uncharacterized protein LOC106441888 isoform X6: MFNEDGVSPLKETIERSFIRPVPPECLNEGVVFKEGSVVDAYFNNGWWTGVIVVERPDGSFLVYFDDPPDIMRFIRSQLRPHADWIGSKWVKSKNKVLSQHMFTRGKLVEMTREISESEKEKIWVRALVITEVRKQGDDRRKFLIKRCTISQNSSDEAEGKHLIVDICKIRPSPPRDLCAEYSLNDYVEVVVTHGWRKGRVTEILLENKYKVYFAATKEDAVFNYTEIRLSMEWLGGGSWIRAHEREFENNAGTPIRPGQDSPSNTLATDEDDTLNDDATKIRSDQESPSITLVLESNEEDKVNDDATEITSSLERHRNTSVLEATEAETQNHETIYGKELPLPHESEDMMDDVATPIIDPQEIPRGETMSESNDKIALPKRISETGTKGVVLQRINKRSNLKLVGKVETLLGKEFKKLEDSFLAPVIKMGRKQKLMVFSRHLIHHLLLRRIDIGEKGLWFTFGEQLMRFSLREFHLTTGLPCVVDKDEDEAETSATKKKKKDPWMNKNQTLNTLLKLLVEKSKELTADQRLRLGATILVEGILMASNPVTSIPEERLLRARNFKEFCKYPWGNLAFDYLLKEVKSFTYAKLTENNQYAICGFIYALQLWALSSVNQLGTFFGISDDGIQFPLCLHWKETKALTIEEVNRFDQMEKVDVKCILGDPGLHSDLVEDVDCEFGRVVDLVKRGYRLKRQDWLNRSVDIAVAEAEVDENNSVPGIDATDQEKIEFLNNKVVSLEERVKYLEGLLNIRGETVKETEKSKETEAATKTKVNGQNADYELDENEVLGVYIDAKRKEIAKRKKNGVRPPREVGHQDEDDVEVEVNEEQPQEEEEQQQEDDTEDDVDDGDKESENPETNEGQTQEEEEQHQEDDAEVNEEQPQEEEEQQEEEDTEDDVDDGDKESENPETNEEQKQEEEEQQQEDDTEVNTDVDVGAKENGSENPVKGSKKRGRKVNISQCIRVYKMLFSIIYVTFFIVSSKLKDGEENEDAYEKPVKVTRKSERVTKVNISLCIMLYKMLFSIINVTFFIVSSKLKGGEVNEDASEKPMKGTRKSKRGTKGGEVNEDASEKPMKGTRKSKRGTKVNISLCIMLYKMLFSILYVTFFIVSSKLKDGEENEYAYEKPVKVTRKSERVTKGKKKGVTPPREVQQQVEDHAETNEDGEGNEDASKKHVKFTKKNGRGNKEHNVGTPKSKKQKKQFEKDSADDVIGSVLEDLKNAD; this comes from the exons ATGTTCAACGAAGATGGTGTAAGTCCTTTGAAGGAAACTATTGAAAGAAGTTTTATTCGGCCAGTCCCGCCAGAGTGTCTGAATGAGGGTGTCGTATTCAAGGAAGGGTCGGTGGTGGATGCTTATTTTAATAATGGTTGGTGGACTGGTGTTATCGTAGTTGAAAGGCCAGATGGTAGTTTTttggtttactttgatgatcCACCAGACATAATGAGATTCATCAGAAGCCAACTGAGACCTCATGCTGATTGGATCGGCTCCAAATGGGTCAAAAGCAAAAACaag GTATTGAGTCAACACATGTTTACGAGAGGGAAGTTGGTGGAAATGACCCGTGAAATTAGTGAAagtgaaaaggaaaaaatttGGGTCCGAGCATTGGTAATTACAGAAGTTCGGAAACAAGGAGATGATAGAAGAAAATTTCTGATCAAAAGATGTACAATCTCACAAAATTCGAGTGATGAAGCGGAAGGAAAACATTTAATAGTTGATATTTGCAAAATAAGGCCATCTCCTCCTCGAGATCTTTGTGCAGAGTACAGTCTGAACGACTATGTTGAAGTGGTTGTTACCCATGGGTGGCGCAAAGGTCGAGTGACGGAAATTCTCCTTGAAAACAAATACAAAGTGTATTTCGCTGCCACAAAAGAGGATGCGGTTTTTAATTATACTGAGATTAGGCTGTCAATGGAGTGGCTAGGTGGTGGTAGTTGGATTCGCGCACATGAG AGAGAATTTGAAAATAATGCTGGCACACCAATCAGACCCGGTCAAGATAGTCCTAGTAACACACTTGCCACCGATGAAGATGATACGTTGAATGATGATGCCACCAAAATCAGATCCGATCAAGAGAGCCCTAGTATCACACTTGTTTTAGAATCCAATGAAGAGGATAAGGTGAATGATGATGCCACAGAAATCACATCCTCTCTCGAGAGACACAGAAACACTTCTGTTTTAGAAGCCACTGAGGCTGAAACACAAAACCATGAAACCATATAT GGAAAGGAGTTACCATTACCTCATGAATCAGAAGATATGATGGATGATGTAGCCACTCCAATCATAGACCCTCAAGAGATTCCACGAG GTGAAACGATGAGTGAGTCTAATGACAAGATTGCTTTGCCAAAAAGAATCTCCGAAACTGGTACAAAAGGAGTCGTATTGCAAAGAATTAACAAGCGCTCCAATCTGAAGTTGGTTGGTAAAGTTGAAACCCTTTTGGGCAAAGAATTCAAGAAGCTTGAAGATTCATTCTTGGCTCCGGTAATTAAGATGGGAAGGAAGCAGAAGCTTATGGTGTTTTCAAGGCATTTGATTCATCACTTACTCTTAAGGAGAATTGATATAGGCGAGAAGGGTTTGTGGTTTACTTTTGGAGAACAACTAATGAGGTTTTCTCTAAGAGAATTCCACTTGACAACGGGTCTGCCTTGTGttgttgataaagatgaagatgaagccgAGACTTCagcaacaaaaaagaagaagaaagatccATGGATGAACAAGAATCAAACTCTAAACACCTTGCTTAAGCTTCTTGTCGAAAAGAGTAAAGAGCTTACTGCTGATCAGAGATTAAGATTGGGAGCTACAATCCTTGTGGAAGGGATATTGATGGCAAGCAATCCGGTGACAAGTATTCCAGAAGAGCGTCTGCTTAGAGCTAGAAATTTCAAAGAGTTTTGCAAGTATCCCTGGGGGAATTTGGCCTTTGATTATTTACTGAAAGAAGTGAAGAGCTTTACCTATGCAAAGCTGACGGAGAATAATCAATACGCGATTTGTGGCTTTATATATGCGCTTCAGCTCTGGGCGTTATCTTCTGTGAATCAACTAGGCACATTCTTTGGTATTAGCGATGATGGAATTCAGTTTCCCTTGTGCTTGCATTGGAAAGAAACCAAAGCGCTTACTATTGAGGAGGTTAACAGATTCGACCAAATGGAGAAG GTTGATGTCAAATGTATCCTTGGAGATCCCGGATTGCATAGCGACTTGGTTGAAGATGTTGACTGTGAATTTGGAAGAGTTGTTGATCTTGTCAAAAGAGGATATCGTTTGAAGAGACAAGATTGGCTCAATAGAAGTGTCGACATTGCCGTTGCTGAAGCTGAAGTGGACGAAAATAATTCTGTTCCTGGGATTGATGCAACTGATCAAGAAAAGATTGAATTCCTCAATAATAAGGTAGTGTCTCTTGAAGAAAGAGTGAAGTACCTTGAAGGTCTTTTGAACATTCGTGGAGAAACTGTGAAG GAAACTGAGAAGTCAAAAGAAACTGAAGCCGCCACAAAAACCAAG GTAAATGGACAGAATGCCGATTATGAACTTGACGAAAATGAAGTTTTAGGAGTTTATATAGATGCCAAAAGAAAGGAAATCGCTaag AGAAAGAAGAATGGTGTAAGACCTCCACGTGAAGTAGGACatcaagatgaagatgatgtaGAAGTCGAAGTCAATGAA gaacaaccacaagaagaagaggaacaacaacaagaagatgATACAGAAGACGATGTGGACGATGGTGATAAAGAGAGTGAAAATCCGGAAACCAATGAA GGACAGACACAAGAGGAAGAGGAACAACACCAAGAGGATGACGCAGAAGTCAATGAA gaacagccacaagaagaagaggaacaacaagaagaagaggatacAGAAGACGATGTGGACGACGGTGATAAAGAGAGTGAAAATCCGGAAACCAATGAA GAACAGAAACAAGAGGAAGAGGAGCAACAACAAGAGGATGACACAGAAGTCAATACAGATGTTGACGTCGGTGCTAAGGAAAATGGATCTGAAAACCCCGTGAAAGGTTCAAAGAAACGTGGAAGAAAGGTAAATATCTCTCAGtgtataagggtttataaaatgtTGTTTAGTATAATCtatgtaactttttttattgtgtCATCAAAATTGAAGGATGGAGAAGAAAATGAGGATGCATATGAAAAGCCCGTGAAGGTTACAAGGAAAAGTGAAAGAGTAACTAAGGTAAATATCTCTCTGTGTATAATGCTTTATAAAATGCTGTTTAGTATAATCAatgtaactttttttattgtgtCATCAAAATTGAAGGGTGGAGAAGTAAATGAGGATGCATCTGAAAAGCCCATGAAGGGTACAAGGAAAAGTAAAAGAGGAACTAAG GGTGGAGAAGTAAATGAGGATGCATCTGAAAAGCCCATGAAGGGTACAAGGAAAAGTAAAAGAGGAACTAAGGTGAATATCTCTCTGTGTATAATGCTTTATAAAATGTTGTTTAGTATACTCtatgtaactttttttattgtgtCATCAAAATTGAAGGATGGAGAAGAAAATGAGTATGCATATGAAAAGCCCGTGAAGGTTACAAGGAAAAGTGAAAGAGTAACTAAG GGAAAGAAGAAAGGTGTAACACCCCCACGTGAAGTACAACAACAAGTAGAAGATCATGCAGAAACCAATGAA GATGGAGAAGGGAATGAGGATGCATCTAAAAAGCACGTGAAGTTTACAAAGAAGAATGGAAGAGGAAATAAG GAACACAATGTTGGCACCCCCAAAtcgaaaaaacaaaagaaacaatttGAGAAAGATTCAGCTGATGATGTGATAGGAAGTGTTTTGGAAGATCTTAAAAATGCCGATTAG
- the LOC106441888 gene encoding uncharacterized protein LOC106441888 isoform X8 produces MFNEDGVSPLKETIERSFIRPVPPECLNEGVVFKEGSVVDAYFNNGWWTGVIVVERPDGSFLVYFDDPPDIMRFIRSQLRPHADWIGSKWVKSKNKVLSQHMFTRGKLVEMTREISESEKEKIWVRALVITEVRKQGDDRRKFLIKRCTISQNSSDEAEGKHLIVDICKIRPSPPRDLCAEYSLNDYVEVVVTHGWRKGRVTEILLENKYKVYFAATKEDAVFNYTEIRLSMEWLGGGSWIRAHEREFENNAGTPIRPGQDSPSNTLATDEDDTLNDDATKIRSDQESPSITLVLESNEEDKVNDDATEITSSLERHRNTSVLEATEAETQNHETIYGKELPLPHESEDMMDDVATPIIDPQEIPRGETMSESNDKIALPKRISETGTKGVVLQRINKRSNLKLVGKVETLLGKEFKKLEDSFLAPVIKMGRKQKLMVFSRHLIHHLLLRRIDIGEKGLWFTFGEQLMRFSLREFHLTTGLPCVVDKDEDEAETSATKKKKKDPWMNKNQTLNTLLKLLVEKSKELTADQRLRLGATILVEGILMASNPVTSIPEERLLRARNFKEFCKYPWGNLAFDYLLKEVKSFTYAKLTENNQYAICGFIYALQLWALSSVNQLGTFFGISDDGIQFPLCLHWKETKALTIEEVNRFDQMEKVDVKCILGDPGLHSDLVEDVDCEFGRVVDLVKRGYRLKRQDWLNRSVDIAVAEAEVDENNSVPGIDATDQEKIEFLNNKVVSLEERVKYLEGLLNIRGETVKETEKSKETEAATKTKVNGQNADYELDENEVLGVYIDAKRKEIAKRKKNGVRPPREVGHQDEDDVEVEVNEEQPQEEEEQQQEDDTEDDVDDGDKESENPETNEGQTQEEEEQHQEDDAEVNEEQPQEEEEQQEEEDTEDDVDDGDKESENPETNEKQEEEEQQQEDDTEVNTDVDVGAKENGSENPVKGSKKRGRKDGEENEDAYEKPVKVTRKSERVTKVNISLCIMLYKMLFSIINVTFFIVSSKLKGGEVNEDASEKPMKGTRKSKRGTKVNISQCIRVYKMLFSIINVTFFIVSSKLKGGEVNEDASEKPMKGTRKSKRGTKVNISLCIMLYKMLFSILYVTFFIVSSKLKDGEENEYAYEKPVKVTRKSERVTKGKKKGVTPPREVQQQVEDHAETNEDGEGNEDASKKHVKFTKKNGRGNKEHNVGTPKSKKQKKQFEKDSADDVIGSVLEDLKNAD; encoded by the exons ATGTTCAACGAAGATGGTGTAAGTCCTTTGAAGGAAACTATTGAAAGAAGTTTTATTCGGCCAGTCCCGCCAGAGTGTCTGAATGAGGGTGTCGTATTCAAGGAAGGGTCGGTGGTGGATGCTTATTTTAATAATGGTTGGTGGACTGGTGTTATCGTAGTTGAAAGGCCAGATGGTAGTTTTttggtttactttgatgatcCACCAGACATAATGAGATTCATCAGAAGCCAACTGAGACCTCATGCTGATTGGATCGGCTCCAAATGGGTCAAAAGCAAAAACaag GTATTGAGTCAACACATGTTTACGAGAGGGAAGTTGGTGGAAATGACCCGTGAAATTAGTGAAagtgaaaaggaaaaaatttGGGTCCGAGCATTGGTAATTACAGAAGTTCGGAAACAAGGAGATGATAGAAGAAAATTTCTGATCAAAAGATGTACAATCTCACAAAATTCGAGTGATGAAGCGGAAGGAAAACATTTAATAGTTGATATTTGCAAAATAAGGCCATCTCCTCCTCGAGATCTTTGTGCAGAGTACAGTCTGAACGACTATGTTGAAGTGGTTGTTACCCATGGGTGGCGCAAAGGTCGAGTGACGGAAATTCTCCTTGAAAACAAATACAAAGTGTATTTCGCTGCCACAAAAGAGGATGCGGTTTTTAATTATACTGAGATTAGGCTGTCAATGGAGTGGCTAGGTGGTGGTAGTTGGATTCGCGCACATGAG AGAGAATTTGAAAATAATGCTGGCACACCAATCAGACCCGGTCAAGATAGTCCTAGTAACACACTTGCCACCGATGAAGATGATACGTTGAATGATGATGCCACCAAAATCAGATCCGATCAAGAGAGCCCTAGTATCACACTTGTTTTAGAATCCAATGAAGAGGATAAGGTGAATGATGATGCCACAGAAATCACATCCTCTCTCGAGAGACACAGAAACACTTCTGTTTTAGAAGCCACTGAGGCTGAAACACAAAACCATGAAACCATATAT GGAAAGGAGTTACCATTACCTCATGAATCAGAAGATATGATGGATGATGTAGCCACTCCAATCATAGACCCTCAAGAGATTCCACGAG GTGAAACGATGAGTGAGTCTAATGACAAGATTGCTTTGCCAAAAAGAATCTCCGAAACTGGTACAAAAGGAGTCGTATTGCAAAGAATTAACAAGCGCTCCAATCTGAAGTTGGTTGGTAAAGTTGAAACCCTTTTGGGCAAAGAATTCAAGAAGCTTGAAGATTCATTCTTGGCTCCGGTAATTAAGATGGGAAGGAAGCAGAAGCTTATGGTGTTTTCAAGGCATTTGATTCATCACTTACTCTTAAGGAGAATTGATATAGGCGAGAAGGGTTTGTGGTTTACTTTTGGAGAACAACTAATGAGGTTTTCTCTAAGAGAATTCCACTTGACAACGGGTCTGCCTTGTGttgttgataaagatgaagatgaagccgAGACTTCagcaacaaaaaagaagaagaaagatccATGGATGAACAAGAATCAAACTCTAAACACCTTGCTTAAGCTTCTTGTCGAAAAGAGTAAAGAGCTTACTGCTGATCAGAGATTAAGATTGGGAGCTACAATCCTTGTGGAAGGGATATTGATGGCAAGCAATCCGGTGACAAGTATTCCAGAAGAGCGTCTGCTTAGAGCTAGAAATTTCAAAGAGTTTTGCAAGTATCCCTGGGGGAATTTGGCCTTTGATTATTTACTGAAAGAAGTGAAGAGCTTTACCTATGCAAAGCTGACGGAGAATAATCAATACGCGATTTGTGGCTTTATATATGCGCTTCAGCTCTGGGCGTTATCTTCTGTGAATCAACTAGGCACATTCTTTGGTATTAGCGATGATGGAATTCAGTTTCCCTTGTGCTTGCATTGGAAAGAAACCAAAGCGCTTACTATTGAGGAGGTTAACAGATTCGACCAAATGGAGAAG GTTGATGTCAAATGTATCCTTGGAGATCCCGGATTGCATAGCGACTTGGTTGAAGATGTTGACTGTGAATTTGGAAGAGTTGTTGATCTTGTCAAAAGAGGATATCGTTTGAAGAGACAAGATTGGCTCAATAGAAGTGTCGACATTGCCGTTGCTGAAGCTGAAGTGGACGAAAATAATTCTGTTCCTGGGATTGATGCAACTGATCAAGAAAAGATTGAATTCCTCAATAATAAGGTAGTGTCTCTTGAAGAAAGAGTGAAGTACCTTGAAGGTCTTTTGAACATTCGTGGAGAAACTGTGAAG GAAACTGAGAAGTCAAAAGAAACTGAAGCCGCCACAAAAACCAAG GTAAATGGACAGAATGCCGATTATGAACTTGACGAAAATGAAGTTTTAGGAGTTTATATAGATGCCAAAAGAAAGGAAATCGCTaag AGAAAGAAGAATGGTGTAAGACCTCCACGTGAAGTAGGACatcaagatgaagatgatgtaGAAGTCGAAGTCAATGAA gaacaaccacaagaagaagaggaacaacaacaagaagatgATACAGAAGACGATGTGGACGATGGTGATAAAGAGAGTGAAAATCCGGAAACCAATGAA GGACAGACACAAGAGGAAGAGGAACAACACCAAGAGGATGACGCAGAAGTCAATGAA gaacagccacaagaagaagaggaacaacaagaagaagaggatacAGAAGACGATGTGGACGACGGTGATAAAGAGAGTGAAAATCCGGAAACCAATGAA AAACAAGAGGAAGAGGAGCAACAACAAGAGGATGACACAGAAGTCAATACAGATGTTGACGTCGGTGCTAAGGAAAATGGATCTGAAAACCCCGTGAAAGGTTCAAAGAAACGTGGAAGAAAG GATGGAGAAGAAAATGAGGATGCATATGAAAAGCCCGTGAAGGTTACAAGGAAAAGTGAAAGAGTAACTAAGGTAAATATCTCTCTGTGTATAATGCTTTATAAAATGCTGTTTAGTATAATCAatgtaactttttttattgtgtCATCAAAATTGAAGGGTGGAGAAGTAAATGAGGATGCATCTGAAAAGCCCATGAAGGGTACAAGGAAAAGTAAAAGAGGAACTAAGGTGAATATCTCTCAGtgtataagggtttataaaatgcTGTTTAGTATAATCAatgtaactttttttattgtgtCATCAAAATTGAAGGGTGGAGAAGTAAATGAGGATGCATCTGAAAAGCCCATGAAGGGTACAAGGAAAAGTAAAAGAGGAACTAAGGTGAATATCTCTCTGTGTATAATGCTTTATAAAATGTTGTTTAGTATACTCtatgtaactttttttattgtgtCATCAAAATTGAAGGATGGAGAAGAAAATGAGTATGCATATGAAAAGCCCGTGAAGGTTACAAGGAAAAGTGAAAGAGTAACTAAG GGAAAGAAGAAAGGTGTAACACCCCCACGTGAAGTACAACAACAAGTAGAAGATCATGCAGAAACCAATGAA GATGGAGAAGGGAATGAGGATGCATCTAAAAAGCACGTGAAGTTTACAAAGAAGAATGGAAGAGGAAATAAG GAACACAATGTTGGCACCCCCAAAtcgaaaaaacaaaagaaacaatttGAGAAAGATTCAGCTGATGATGTGATAGGAAGTGTTTTGGAAGATCTTAAAAATGCCGATTAG
- the LOC106441888 gene encoding uncharacterized protein LOC106441888 isoform X2 → MFNEDGVSPLKETIERSFIRPVPPECLNEGVVFKEGSVVDAYFNNGWWTGVIVVERPDGSFLVYFDDPPDIMRFIRSQLRPHADWIGSKWVKSKNKVLSQHMFTRGKLVEMTREISESEKEKIWVRALVITEVRKQGDDRRKFLIKRCTISQNSSDEAEGKHLIVDICKIRPSPPRDLCAEYSLNDYVEVVVTHGWRKGRVTEILLENKYKVYFAATKEDAVFNYTEIRLSMEWLGGGSWIRAHEREFENNAGTPIRPGQDSPSNTLATDEDDTLNDDATKIRSDQESPSITLVLESNEEDKVNDDATEITSSLERHRNTSVLEATEAETQNHETIYGKELPLPHESEDMMDDVATPIIDPQEIPRGETMSESNDKIALPKRISETGTKGVVLQRINKRSNLKLVGKVETLLGKEFKKLEDSFLAPVIKMGRKQKLMVFSRHLIHHLLLRRIDIGEKGLWFTFGEQLMRFSLREFHLTTGLPCVVDKDEDEAETSATKKKKKDPWMNKNQTLNTLLKLLVEKSKELTADQRLRLGATILVEGILMASNPVTSIPEERLLRARNFKEFCKYPWGNLAFDYLLKEVKSFTYAKLTENNQYAICGFIYALQLWALSSVNQLGTFFGISDDGIQFPLCLHWKETKALTIEEVNRFDQMEKVDVKCILGDPGLHSDLVEDVDCEFGRVVDLVKRGYRLKRQDWLNRSVDIAVAEAEVDENNSVPGIDATDQEKIEFLNNKVVSLEERVKYLEGLLNIRGETVKETEKSKETEAATKTKVNGQNADYELDENEVLGVYIDAKRKEIAKRKKNGVRPPREVGHQDEDDVEVEVNEEQPQEEEEQQQEDDTEDDVDDGDKESENPETNEGQTQEEEEQHQEDDAEVNEEQPQEEEEQQEEEDTEDDVDDGDKESENPETNEKQEEEEQQQEDDTEVNTDVDVGAKENGSENPVKGSKKRGRKVNISQCIRVYKMLFSIIYVTFFIVSSKLKDGEENEDAYEKPVKVTRKSERVTKVNISLCIMLYKMLFSIINVTFFIVSSKLKGGEVNEDASEKPMKGTRKSKRGTKVNISQCIRVYKMLFSIINVTFFIVSSKLKGGEVNEDASEKPMKGTRKSKRGTKVNISLCIMLYKMLFSILYVTFFIVSSKLKDGEENEYAYEKPVKVTRKSERVTKGKKKGVTPPREVQQQVEDHAETNEDGEGNEDASKKHVKFTKKNGRGNKEHNVGTPKSKKQKKQFEKDSADDVIGSVLEDLKNAD, encoded by the exons ATGTTCAACGAAGATGGTGTAAGTCCTTTGAAGGAAACTATTGAAAGAAGTTTTATTCGGCCAGTCCCGCCAGAGTGTCTGAATGAGGGTGTCGTATTCAAGGAAGGGTCGGTGGTGGATGCTTATTTTAATAATGGTTGGTGGACTGGTGTTATCGTAGTTGAAAGGCCAGATGGTAGTTTTttggtttactttgatgatcCACCAGACATAATGAGATTCATCAGAAGCCAACTGAGACCTCATGCTGATTGGATCGGCTCCAAATGGGTCAAAAGCAAAAACaag GTATTGAGTCAACACATGTTTACGAGAGGGAAGTTGGTGGAAATGACCCGTGAAATTAGTGAAagtgaaaaggaaaaaatttGGGTCCGAGCATTGGTAATTACAGAAGTTCGGAAACAAGGAGATGATAGAAGAAAATTTCTGATCAAAAGATGTACAATCTCACAAAATTCGAGTGATGAAGCGGAAGGAAAACATTTAATAGTTGATATTTGCAAAATAAGGCCATCTCCTCCTCGAGATCTTTGTGCAGAGTACAGTCTGAACGACTATGTTGAAGTGGTTGTTACCCATGGGTGGCGCAAAGGTCGAGTGACGGAAATTCTCCTTGAAAACAAATACAAAGTGTATTTCGCTGCCACAAAAGAGGATGCGGTTTTTAATTATACTGAGATTAGGCTGTCAATGGAGTGGCTAGGTGGTGGTAGTTGGATTCGCGCACATGAG AGAGAATTTGAAAATAATGCTGGCACACCAATCAGACCCGGTCAAGATAGTCCTAGTAACACACTTGCCACCGATGAAGATGATACGTTGAATGATGATGCCACCAAAATCAGATCCGATCAAGAGAGCCCTAGTATCACACTTGTTTTAGAATCCAATGAAGAGGATAAGGTGAATGATGATGCCACAGAAATCACATCCTCTCTCGAGAGACACAGAAACACTTCTGTTTTAGAAGCCACTGAGGCTGAAACACAAAACCATGAAACCATATAT GGAAAGGAGTTACCATTACCTCATGAATCAGAAGATATGATGGATGATGTAGCCACTCCAATCATAGACCCTCAAGAGATTCCACGAG GTGAAACGATGAGTGAGTCTAATGACAAGATTGCTTTGCCAAAAAGAATCTCCGAAACTGGTACAAAAGGAGTCGTATTGCAAAGAATTAACAAGCGCTCCAATCTGAAGTTGGTTGGTAAAGTTGAAACCCTTTTGGGCAAAGAATTCAAGAAGCTTGAAGATTCATTCTTGGCTCCGGTAATTAAGATGGGAAGGAAGCAGAAGCTTATGGTGTTTTCAAGGCATTTGATTCATCACTTACTCTTAAGGAGAATTGATATAGGCGAGAAGGGTTTGTGGTTTACTTTTGGAGAACAACTAATGAGGTTTTCTCTAAGAGAATTCCACTTGACAACGGGTCTGCCTTGTGttgttgataaagatgaagatgaagccgAGACTTCagcaacaaaaaagaagaagaaagatccATGGATGAACAAGAATCAAACTCTAAACACCTTGCTTAAGCTTCTTGTCGAAAAGAGTAAAGAGCTTACTGCTGATCAGAGATTAAGATTGGGAGCTACAATCCTTGTGGAAGGGATATTGATGGCAAGCAATCCGGTGACAAGTATTCCAGAAGAGCGTCTGCTTAGAGCTAGAAATTTCAAAGAGTTTTGCAAGTATCCCTGGGGGAATTTGGCCTTTGATTATTTACTGAAAGAAGTGAAGAGCTTTACCTATGCAAAGCTGACGGAGAATAATCAATACGCGATTTGTGGCTTTATATATGCGCTTCAGCTCTGGGCGTTATCTTCTGTGAATCAACTAGGCACATTCTTTGGTATTAGCGATGATGGAATTCAGTTTCCCTTGTGCTTGCATTGGAAAGAAACCAAAGCGCTTACTATTGAGGAGGTTAACAGATTCGACCAAATGGAGAAG GTTGATGTCAAATGTATCCTTGGAGATCCCGGATTGCATAGCGACTTGGTTGAAGATGTTGACTGTGAATTTGGAAGAGTTGTTGATCTTGTCAAAAGAGGATATCGTTTGAAGAGACAAGATTGGCTCAATAGAAGTGTCGACATTGCCGTTGCTGAAGCTGAAGTGGACGAAAATAATTCTGTTCCTGGGATTGATGCAACTGATCAAGAAAAGATTGAATTCCTCAATAATAAGGTAGTGTCTCTTGAAGAAAGAGTGAAGTACCTTGAAGGTCTTTTGAACATTCGTGGAGAAACTGTGAAG GAAACTGAGAAGTCAAAAGAAACTGAAGCCGCCACAAAAACCAAG GTAAATGGACAGAATGCCGATTATGAACTTGACGAAAATGAAGTTTTAGGAGTTTATATAGATGCCAAAAGAAAGGAAATCGCTaag AGAAAGAAGAATGGTGTAAGACCTCCACGTGAAGTAGGACatcaagatgaagatgatgtaGAAGTCGAAGTCAATGAA gaacaaccacaagaagaagaggaacaacaacaagaagatgATACAGAAGACGATGTGGACGATGGTGATAAAGAGAGTGAAAATCCGGAAACCAATGAA GGACAGACACAAGAGGAAGAGGAACAACACCAAGAGGATGACGCAGAAGTCAATGAA gaacagccacaagaagaagaggaacaacaagaagaagaggatacAGAAGACGATGTGGACGACGGTGATAAAGAGAGTGAAAATCCGGAAACCAATGAA AAACAAGAGGAAGAGGAGCAACAACAAGAGGATGACACAGAAGTCAATACAGATGTTGACGTCGGTGCTAAGGAAAATGGATCTGAAAACCCCGTGAAAGGTTCAAAGAAACGTGGAAGAAAGGTAAATATCTCTCAGtgtataagggtttataaaatgtTGTTTAGTATAATCtatgtaactttttttattgtgtCATCAAAATTGAAGGATGGAGAAGAAAATGAGGATGCATATGAAAAGCCCGTGAAGGTTACAAGGAAAAGTGAAAGAGTAACTAAGGTAAATATCTCTCTGTGTATAATGCTTTATAAAATGCTGTTTAGTATAATCAatgtaactttttttattgtgtCATCAAAATTGAAGGGTGGAGAAGTAAATGAGGATGCATCTGAAAAGCCCATGAAGGGTACAAGGAAAAGTAAAAGAGGAACTAAGGTGAATATCTCTCAGtgtataagggtttataaaatgcTGTTTAGTATAATCAatgtaactttttttattgtgtCATCAAAATTGAAGGGTGGAGAAGTAAATGAGGATGCATCTGAAAAGCCCATGAAGGGTACAAGGAAAAGTAAAAGAGGAACTAAGGTGAATATCTCTCTGTGTATAATGCTTTATAAAATGTTGTTTAGTATACTCtatgtaactttttttattgtgtCATCAAAATTGAAGGATGGAGAAGAAAATGAGTATGCATATGAAAAGCCCGTGAAGGTTACAAGGAAAAGTGAAAGAGTAACTAAG GGAAAGAAGAAAGGTGTAACACCCCCACGTGAAGTACAACAACAAGTAGAAGATCATGCAGAAACCAATGAA GATGGAGAAGGGAATGAGGATGCATCTAAAAAGCACGTGAAGTTTACAAAGAAGAATGGAAGAGGAAATAAG GAACACAATGTTGGCACCCCCAAAtcgaaaaaacaaaagaaacaatttGAGAAAGATTCAGCTGATGATGTGATAGGAAGTGTTTTGGAAGATCTTAAAAATGCCGATTAG